Proteins encoded by one window of Candidatus Krumholzibacteriia bacterium:
- a CDS encoding CPBP family intramembrane glutamic endopeptidase, giving the protein MEALTPFDLLLAVVLIAGLPLWSMRSWRRLHRAIRADDPRARLTAYRRVVVVQWSLVALLAVHWVVQGHAFASLGLDLPLDLRVLGAFLVSGALGMLVHGQASTALADAETRREARGQITDLRPMLPHTPDEYSWFRPVAWTAGICEEILYRGYLPWLFALYTDDLAAFGVATLVFGLGHAYQGTSGILKTTLVGAVMSLLTWASGSLVPAMVLHVAIDAINGRMAYLLIRTESEDEPAVDAPFEPEHDERDDD; this is encoded by the coding sequence ATGGAAGCCCTCACCCCCTTCGACCTCTTGCTGGCCGTGGTCCTGATCGCGGGACTCCCGCTGTGGTCCATGCGGAGCTGGCGGCGTCTGCACCGCGCGATCCGAGCCGACGATCCGCGCGCGCGCCTCACTGCCTACCGCCGGGTGGTGGTCGTGCAGTGGTCGCTGGTGGCGCTGCTGGCCGTCCACTGGGTCGTGCAGGGGCACGCGTTCGCGAGCCTCGGTCTGGACCTGCCACTCGACCTGCGGGTGCTCGGAGCCTTCCTCGTGTCCGGCGCACTGGGAATGCTCGTCCACGGGCAGGCGAGCACGGCGCTGGCCGACGCCGAGACCCGCCGTGAGGCCAGGGGCCAGATCACCGATCTACGACCCATGTTGCCGCACACCCCGGACGAGTACTCCTGGTTCCGACCCGTCGCGTGGACGGCCGGGATCTGCGAGGAGATCCTCTACCGCGGCTACCTGCCCTGGTTGTTCGCACTGTACACCGACGATCTCGCGGCCTTCGGTGTGGCCACCCTCGTCTTCGGACTGGGCCACGCCTACCAGGGGACGAGTGGAATCCTGAAGACCACACTGGTCGGCGCGGTGATGAGTCTACTGACCTGGGCGAGCGGCTCGCTGGTGCCGGCCATGGTCCTGCACGTGGCCATCGACGCGATCAACGGACGCATGGCCTACCTGCTGATCCGGACCGAGTCCGAGGACGAGCCGGCCGTCGACGCACCGTTCGAACCAGAGCACGACGAGCGCGACGACGACTGA
- a CDS encoding inorganic pyrophosphatase codes for MSFPSPFFRWRPHPWHGLDVGSNPPHVVHAYIELTPFDLVKYELDKKTGYLRVDRPQRTSSQPPALYGLVPRTYCGERVRSLSPKSVKGDGDPLDICVISERPIERSEVILDARVVGGLQMIDGGEADDKIVAVLANDNLWGAVTSVRELPEVLVERLHHYFSTYKLVPNSEPHVSIEDVYDADHASKVIEAAMEDYDEMFGQ; via the coding sequence ATGAGCTTTCCCTCGCCCTTCTTCCGTTGGCGTCCCCATCCCTGGCACGGCCTCGACGTGGGCTCGAACCCACCCCACGTGGTCCACGCCTACATCGAGCTCACGCCCTTCGACCTCGTGAAGTACGAACTCGACAAGAAGACGGGATACCTGCGCGTCGACCGGCCGCAGAGGACGTCGTCGCAACCGCCTGCCCTGTACGGTCTGGTTCCCCGCACCTACTGTGGAGAGCGCGTGCGGTCACTGTCGCCGAAGTCGGTGAAGGGAGACGGTGATCCGCTCGACATCTGTGTGATCAGCGAGCGACCGATCGAACGCTCCGAGGTGATCCTCGACGCCCGCGTGGTCGGTGGACTGCAGATGATCGACGGGGGCGAGGCCGACGACAAGATCGTGGCCGTACTGGCCAACGACAATCTGTGGGGAGCGGTCACCAGCGTGCGCGAGCTGCCCGAGGTGCTCGTGGAACGGCTGCACCACTACTTCAGCACGTACAAGCTGGTCCCGAACTCCGAACCCCACGTCTCGATCGAGGACGTCTACGACGCCGACCATGCCTCGAAGGTGATCGAGGCAGCGATGGAAGACTACGACGAGATGTTCGGTCAGTGA
- a CDS encoding DinB family protein, translating to MVACDTLNRHRHDLEAARERVHRLLDELDPAVANRQPQPGSWSALQAIEHLNATATVYQPRMQRAIAEAPAGGPPYERGTLTGRLFLRSLDPSNAPKRFRAPKIFRPATTSLTATRVRDDFDRYHDAWIRLIDAADGRGLGRSRVRLPLPLPIHMSLAQAFQVHAWHVPRHVAQAERAATAVRAGAA from the coding sequence ATGGTCGCGTGCGACACCCTGAACCGACACCGTCACGACCTGGAGGCGGCGCGCGAACGCGTACATCGTTTGCTCGACGAACTCGACCCGGCCGTGGCCAATCGTCAGCCCCAGCCGGGAAGCTGGTCGGCGCTGCAGGCGATCGAGCACCTCAATGCCACGGCGACCGTCTACCAGCCTCGGATGCAACGTGCCATCGCCGAGGCACCTGCGGGTGGACCACCCTACGAGCGCGGAACGCTGACCGGACGCCTGTTCCTGCGATCCCTCGACCCCTCCAACGCACCGAAGCGCTTCCGGGCTCCGAAGATCTTCCGGCCTGCGACCACCTCGTTGACTGCGACCCGCGTCCGTGACGACTTCGACCGGTACCACGATGCGTGGATCCGACTCATCGATGCCGCCGACGGGCGTGGGCTCGGTCGCTCGCGCGTCCGGCTCCCGCTGCCGCTGCCGATCCACATGTCACTGGCCCAGGCCTTCCAGGTGCACGCCTGGCACGTTCCGCGGCACGTTGCCCAGGCCGAGCGCGCGGCGACCGCCGTCCGGGCCGGCGCCGCCTGA
- a CDS encoding radical SAM protein, giving the protein MSERRLPSEPLRMVYAEPDGSILDHPSLLMAASGGGDPRPPRDDEIVELPRGSDLFLLPDRTPIGLDPDTGEPTTFEREGCNAVAGFLAPAWTLFLHPTYRTLEDAPTLPLFAYAAVGFADDRFWATGIRVDEDARQDPWRFDADRLQKQVARRVDVDGDNAVVRQLERCALEYNCRAAQNFFIGRHEAPLPTSVTCNSRCVGCISLQPDGSFGASHERVKRPPRPDEIAAVALSHLEKVPDGVASFGQGCEGEPLLARDLLPESIRAIRARTDRGTINVNTNGSLPDVVEAMCREGLDAIRVSLNSPRLSIYDPYYRPANYHLDDVVETLQIMRRHDRFRSINYLVFPGVTDTEEEFEALVDFVDHCDLDLIQMRNLNIDPELYRRILPEGSVREGFGLGVLMERLRDRFPHLHFGYFNPNKETYRRWRSDRVQTTR; this is encoded by the coding sequence ATGAGCGAACGCAGACTCCCCTCCGAACCCCTGCGCATGGTCTACGCCGAGCCCGACGGGTCGATCCTCGATCACCCGTCGCTCCTCATGGCGGCCAGCGGCGGGGGCGACCCACGTCCGCCCCGCGACGACGAGATCGTCGAACTGCCCCGGGGCAGCGACCTCTTCCTCCTGCCCGACCGCACGCCGATCGGCCTCGATCCCGACACCGGCGAACCGACCACCTTCGAGCGCGAGGGATGCAACGCCGTCGCGGGATTCCTGGCGCCGGCGTGGACACTCTTCCTGCATCCGACCTACCGGACCCTGGAGGACGCGCCGACGCTGCCGCTCTTCGCCTACGCCGCGGTGGGCTTCGCCGACGACCGCTTCTGGGCCACGGGGATCCGGGTCGACGAGGACGCGCGGCAGGATCCCTGGCGCTTCGACGCCGACCGACTGCAGAAGCAGGTGGCCCGCCGCGTCGACGTCGACGGCGACAACGCCGTGGTCCGCCAGCTCGAGCGATGCGCGCTCGAGTACAACTGCCGCGCCGCGCAGAACTTCTTCATCGGTCGGCACGAGGCGCCGCTGCCCACGAGCGTCACGTGCAACTCGCGCTGCGTCGGTTGCATCTCGCTGCAGCCCGACGGCAGCTTCGGGGCCAGCCACGAGCGGGTGAAGCGCCCGCCCCGGCCCGACGAGATCGCCGCCGTCGCGCTGTCGCACCTCGAGAAGGTGCCCGACGGCGTGGCCAGCTTCGGGCAGGGCTGTGAGGGAGAGCCACTGCTCGCGCGCGACCTGCTCCCGGAGTCGATCCGGGCCATCCGCGCTCGGACCGACCGCGGCACCATCAACGTCAACACCAACGGAAGCCTGCCCGACGTGGTCGAGGCCATGTGCCGTGAGGGGCTCGACGCGATCCGCGTCAGCCTGAACAGCCCGCGTCTGTCGATCTACGACCCCTACTACCGCCCGGCGAACTACCACCTCGACGACGTCGTCGAGACCCTGCAGATCATGCGGCGGCACGATCGCTTCCGCTCGATCAACTACCTCGTCTTCCCGGGCGTGACCGACACCGAGGAGGAGTTCGAGGCCTTGGTCGACTTCGTCGATCACTGCGACCTCGACCTGATCCAGATGCGCAACCTGAACATCGACCCGGAACTGTACCGTCGGATCCTCCCCGAGGGCAGCGTGCGAGAGGGCTTCGGCCTGGGCGTTCTCATGGAGCGGCTGCGCGACCGCTTCCCGCACCTCCACTTCGGATACTTCAACCCGAACAAGGAGACCTACCGGCGCTGGCGCAGTGATCGGGTGCAGACAACCCGGTGA